In Hippoglossus stenolepis isolate QCI-W04-F060 chromosome 20, HSTE1.2, whole genome shotgun sequence, the following are encoded in one genomic region:
- the nme6 gene encoding nucleoside diphosphate kinase 6, translating to MRLTAARLSKVLQLTLAVIKPDAVAHPLVSEALHQRILDNNFVIVRHKDLVWRTQDSERFYAEHSGRFFYQRLVEFMASGPMRAYILAREDGIRHWRELMGPTKVFRARYTSPATIRGQFGLTDTRNTTHGSDSVESAQREIRFFFPDFCVDEWMEKEEPSFRSGQLHFDHQKQIHTISAQS from the exons ATGAGACTCACAGCTGCTCGTCTGTCCAAAGTGCTGCAGCTCACCCTGGCGGTCATCAAACCAGACGCGGTGGCCCACCCGCTGGTGTCGGAG GCTCTTCACCAGAGAATCCTGGACAACAACTTTGTTATTGTTCGACACAAAGATCTCGTGTGGAGGACGCAGGACTCTGAGAGGTTCTACGCTGAACATTCAG GGCGATTCTTCTATCAAAGACTTGTTGAATTCATGGCAAG cGGTCCGATGCGAGCATACATTCTAGCCAGAGAGGACGGAATACGCCACTGGAGAGAACTGATGGGACCCACCAAAGTGTTCCGAGCCAGATACACCTCCCCCGCCACCATCAGGGGCCAGTTTGGACTCACAGACACACGGAACACAACTCACGGCTCAG ATTCTGTTGAATCGGCACAAAGAGAAATCAGATTCTTCTTCCCGGACTTCTGTGTGGACGAGTggatggagaaagaggagccGTCGTTCAGATCTGGACAGTTACACTTCGATCATCAAAAACAGATCCACACAATTTCAGCACAAAGCTGA
- the baalcb gene encoding brain and acute leukemia cytoplasmic protein gives MGCGGSRTDALEPRYLESWTKETESTWLTSTDTDIPLSSIQSIPSENSEAGFASEKTISPVPDFFDDGLPPPAQAYLKVCSAVSEVSLNDVKPSSPPAILPSAPKEEVLPSSGTTVQRRSVLHTEEITKWQDNRMSTKQVTITVTQSIHQVDKNGKVKKSLTTYEVMKPVESLKQVATQNT, from the exons ATGGGCTGCGGGGGCAGCAGGACGGACGCTCTGGAGCCTCGCTACCTGGAGAGCTGGACCAAAGAGACGGAGTCAACGTGGCTGACCAGCACCGACACCGACATCCCCCTGTCGTCCATCCAGAGCATCCCCTCCGAGAACTCCGAGGCCGGCTTTGCTTCTGAGAAAACAATCAGCCCGG TTCCAGATTTCTTTGATGAcggcctccctcctcctgctcaggCGTACCTGAAGGTCTGCTCCGCCGTGTCGGAAGTCAGTCTGAATGATGTGAAACCCAGCAGCCCTCCTGCCATCCTGCCATCGGCGCCCAAAGAGGAGGTGCTGCCTTCGTCTGGCACCACGGTGCAGCGGCGGAGCGTTCTGCACACTGAGGAAATC ACAAAATGGCAGGACAATCGGATGTCCACAAAGCAGGTGACCATCACGGTGACGCAGAGCATCCATCAGGTGGACAAGAACGGGAAGGTGAAGAAGTCGCTCACCACCTACGAGGTGATGAAACCTGTGGAGAGTCTGAAACAGGTGGCCACACAAAACACTTGA